Below is a window of Cytophaga hutchinsonii ATCC 33406 DNA.
TACGATTCGCTCTGCAGTGCCAGCTCGAACCCGTCGTAGCTGCTGTTTGTAACCATGTCCTGCACCAGGCTGGTTACATTTACGCTGAAGTTGGTTGTTGCACGGTAACCCGTAGCAGCAACACTTGCACGGTTTGTTGTAACAGACGATGGGCGTGTACTCCAGGTTACAACCGTATCTACCCACGAAGAGGTAATGCGGCTGATGTAAATGGAGTTGTCATTTGCCAGGTTGTAGTTATGCGCATTCATATCTGTTGTGCTTGTTGTATCACAGAACAGGTATAAGGTTGCACTTGAAATAACGGCGTTGGACGGAAGCTGTGCTAGTTCAGGATACTGGATCAATCCTCTGCCCACAGTAGGCACACCGCCGTGTGTCCACAGGTACGGGCGGAAGTTCTGTGCCTTGCCGTAGTTGGTTGTTTCGTAACTGCTGGTTACATTCTGTTTGCGGATCCAGGTATCTTTTGCGTCTGCAAAGGTTACCGTTGTTTGTGCAGAAGCCTGCAACACTGAAACTGCCGCTGAAGCCAGCAGCAATTGTCTGAATAATACTTTAAACATATAGGGTTGATTTTTGTGTGAAAAAATTAGTAGTTAAAAGAATTAAAAAGATTGTTCTGTAAAAAGACGTAAACCTCTTTGGGTTTATGTACTCGTAGGGTTTATGTTCCGTTCATACACAAAATGGGTTTAAGTGAATATTCATTTGAAATGTATCGCGTTAAACCTGCGGCAACTAAAAATAACACCGTAATGATTAACAGCGACATTAAAAAACGCGTGTTGAAATAACGTCAAAAAAAAATATCAAACAAGAACTTTGTGGCAGGATACCGCTGATTTTATCACGGATACAAAAGAAATTAACGGGCGTACAATAACCGGTTAACAACACCATCAATAGTATTATCGAAGGATAATACTATTGATGGTGGAACGCATAAGCATCCGGAATTTAAAACGGGGGAAACGTTGCTTGCGGAACGGGGCAAATGTAATTTATGCAATGGGGCAACTGTTGCTGGCGGAACGGGGCAAATGCGATTTGTGCAACGGGGCAAATGCAATTTGCCCCTACGTAATTTTCCATAATGGCAGGTATCCCAGGTGGATATTGTCGGGTACGGTTTCGTTTTCTGTTGCTGCTGTGATTTCAATGGTGTATCGCGCCGAAAAAATTTCGGGTAAAATTTCCTGCACGCTGTAAACATCATCTGCATCGATGCCGTATTTATCGTCGATGTGTGCGGATGCGCCTTTAAAACCATTCTGTTTATAAAAGGTTTCTTTCTTCGCTAAGGCTACTGCGGCATCGGCATCTTTGGCAACGATCAGCATTTTGTAATGGTGTTCTTCAAACTCTCCTTTGCGGTACCCGCCGAGGTTGATAAAAAATAAGTTCAATGCACCTGTTGCATCTATTGTTTCTGTTGCTTCTGTTTTTAACCGCGCACGGATCGTGTACTGCTGTACCGTGTGTACTTCTCTCCAGGCGTCTGCGTGCAGGTTCTTTTTTGCTTCGGGCCAGAATGCATGCATCGCCGGAACGAGTTCTTTTAAGGAATCGCCGATGCCGAAAAACACATCGTGCTGTTCGGTGTGCCTGCCGGCAGGTTTGCAGCCCAGCAGCAGCATAAATAATTTTGGTTGGGAAATATTCATATGATCAGAAACACAGTAGGGGCGCATGATTGCGCCCTTTAATAAGTATGATTGCGCCCGTTAACACGCATGATTGCGCCCATTATAGCGCCAGTGTTGTTTTCGCATTTCATAGCATCACGTTCATTGTCTGTTTACCGCGGAGACTACTTCACCAGATCTACTACCCAGCCGCTGATATGGAAATCAAACCACTCTGTAAACAATTTAAATGTTCTGTTGGGCGGCCATTCTGATTCATCGGTACACATGCCTTCCAATGCATCTTCAAAAATCTGTTTATAATATTTTTTCATTATTTTTTCTGAAATATCCATCTCCTCTTTAACCAGATACGTGTAGGATTCTTTATAGCCATGTGATTCCATAGGCATATCCGGGAACACGCGATCGTTCCAATCCGCAAAGGGTTGCTTATAGACGATTGTGATTGCACAGCGATTAACAATGTTCATATAAAATAAGTTATTTTCTTTACTTTCTAATATTACCTGTTTGTATATATAAAAGCAAATCGGTTCTGTGGCGTCCGTCAGTCTTTAGATCATACCTCTGCACGGAAGATGTGACGGCTATTGCGCAGTCTTGATTGTATTCCTTAGTAATCATTCCCATTGTCTTAACCACTGATTACGTTTATTGAATGGATTACGCTGAATGCATTAACTAACATCGCTTGAAAAATAAAATCATTCAAGCATTGACTTAATATACAAATGAAAAAATATGATACTGTTTAATAAAGAACAATCATAGTAAATCATAAAAATCAGCGTAATCAGTGTCCGCCGCGGCGGAAAAGACATTTGCCCCTATCAAATCCCGCATGTTCCCCGCACTTTACATAACCCAGCTGGTTGGTAAGCAGCTGTGTGTTGCCAATGGTGAAATCGGGCACATTGCTGTGGTGGTGACCATAGATCCAGTAATCGGGGCTTGCTGCTTCTATCAGATCATATAGCTCTGTTGCAAAGGCTTCGCTTAATACACTGCCTTTGTACTGCTGCGGGTAATGCTGAAACGTTGGTATGTGGTGACTCACCACAACCGTTGTTGCTGCGTATTTTTGCTGCAAGGCTTTTTGTATAAACGAAACACTTTCTTCATGCTGCCGGTTAAACTGCTCCACTGAAAATGGTTTGCCCTTGTATTTGATCACATGAAAATCACTCATGCCCTGCGATATCTGAAAAGCAAACGCAGGACTGATCTGTGACCAGAGGGTTGAAAAAATAAGCTGCACGCCATCCTGCTCTACTGCAGCATTATTCACCAGCGATACATTGTCTTTGATTTTTTCGTGCAGCATTCCGCTCCGGTCTGCCATGTCTGAATTGTACCATTCATGATTGCCCGGCACCCAATAGGTATGCTGAAAATGATCTGAGAGATAACTGAAAAAATCCGCATGTTTGTGCATGACTGCATCCGCCGCGGCGGAGGTACGATATCGCCTGCCAGTAGTAATATATCAGCCTGCGTACTAATAGGATTTGCCTTTACAAAGTCTCTGTTCTGAGAGAATTCCAGATGCAGGTCGGAAGCGTATTGGATGATCATTTTCTATATATAGTTACCCTGTTCAATGTTAATTAGGCAACAACTTGTTGCCTAATTAACATTGAACAGCTTGTTGGACAAATTAAACCATTTCGCAAGTATGCAACAACCTGTTGCGTACTTGTATTTAAAAATAAGGATCAAAGCTGGTTGACTATTCAGCGTTTATACCGCAATTCAGTTTAATCTTTTGCAAAAGTAATTCATTGTAAAAATCAAGCGCCAGATAATTTATACCATCTATAAAATCAGTTACATGCAGATCTATTAAAGCTGCCATTTTTTTATCGTATAGGGCATACAATTCATCTTTGCGCTCTGTTTCTTCAAAGCCAATCAGCTTTAAAACAATTACATTCAGGTTTGAATAAAAATTCTCGACCAATGCCCCGGCATTTTCCAAACCGTATATAAGTTTCACATTACGCATATCTGCCTTAATCAAGGTTAGAATGAGTTCTTTTTTTGTTAGGTCGGGTAGTTCAATTTGAGTTACCATAGCTGTACGTTTACATGTCTTTACAAGCCTCTAATCATTCATTTCCTGTTTCAATCTTTATCTGCATATACATATCAAGCAACGCATCCTTCCATTCTTCTTCATCCATAGGCGATACCTTTTCACAGTGCTTATCCAGCAACTCCGTGTACCCGTCATACAGACTATCCGGCCGATACTCAAAGCCTGCCAGTGAGAGGATGAGTGTACTTAAATCGCAGGTATACGCAGCATCAAAGCCGGCTTCTACCAAGCGGTTGATTTTCATTTCTTCGGAAATAAGAAACAACATAACCTCTGCTGACGGAGGCATTTTAAAAAGTTTGAGGTTGGTCGGAAGTTCTATCTGCATAGTTTTAAAAAAGATATATGAAAGTGTTGCAATACTAATAATTAATGATGTAATAAACAAATTAATATCCTTAAAACATAATACATATCTGTTTATTACTACACTTTTATGCCAATTTAGAGCATTTTGAAAAGGTGTATATTGTCACTATAATTTACTTATAGGCAATTAAAATGACTGAAAGGAAGATTTTTAACAGATTGAAATCTGTACTGGCAGAAAAAGGAAAAACCAATCTTTGGCTGACAGAAACCCTTGATAAAAATAAAACGACGGTTTCTAAATGGTGTACCAATGATGTACAACCTTCTTTAGAAACACTTTTTGATATTGCTGAAGCATTGAATGTGGATGTGCGGGAATTGATTGTGTCGACGAAGAGGTAAAAAGAATAATCTAAATTTCTTCCACTGCGCTGAGTCGTTGAAATTGTTAAATAACTAATTTCTCAATATCCGTTTAATCGTATCCTGCATCGCTATTTTAAAACCTTCGTCTTGAGAATATAAACGATAAAGGTCCATATCTGTTTTGCGCTGCTTACCCATTACGTCATCAATTATTTTTGCGAATGCAATAGCTCGGTTTTGTATGTCTGAATTCTCTGCATATTTCTCATTGTAATCAGAATGGGCTTGCATTCGCTGTGCGATGACAACAAATTTTGCTCGCTGTTGATCAGGCGTAGCATCCCAGCCCTGAAACCAACGTTCGTTAAAGCTTTTAATAATTAAGTCTAGTTCGTCTTCTTCCGAATCGCCGCCATGTGCGCCTCTTGGATTGGGATTTTGTGGATCAACTTCTGTTTCAGCAGCGTCAAGTACGATCGTTGTATTTAATTTCACTCGTTCTAAACCATAGGTTGAAAGATCAACAGAATTCAGCAAGCCATCCAAGACATCACTTGCATTGTCTACAATAATGAGTTTAGGAATTAAAAATTTCAAAAACCAAAACAACTTTTCCCAAGCCTGCACTTCATAGTGCATAATAGAAGCCATTTGTCCATAGATCTTTACAAAGTGTTTTGCTTTAATTTTATAATCGGCCTTCGCCTTATCATCTAATTCTAAGGTTACATTAAAACGTTCTGCTGCAACCTCAACAATGGGACTAAGCTCTTGTGCATTTACCCCCTTAAAATACTTCTCTACAAAATCTTCTACTTCACTCCATTCATATACCCCTGTATCATCCAGATTAGATTTTAATTCATGCAACACATTTATGTCGGTTGCTTTGCTCAACGATGTTGCGGTATAAAATGGATCGAATGCTTTCTTAATATCTTCAGTAGTATTGTAAAAATCGAGTATGAATAAATCTTCTGTTTTCTTGCCGAGCTTATCTGCCGAACGATTCAAACGGGATAAGGCCTGCACGGCAATGACTCCTTGTAGTTTCTTATCAACGTACATAGCAGTAAGCTTAGGCTGGTCATAGCCCGTAAGGTATTTGTTTGCCACAACCAACATGCGGTATTCATCCATATTTACGAAACGTGCAATTTTATCGCTGATATATCCGGGATCACTTGGTTTTGCTGTATCCAGGTGTGCAGGAAAATCATTCAGACTGTCTTCGGTGTATTCAATGCCTTTTATTTTTTTAACGCCTGAAAAAGCAATGGCTATTTTGAATGGATTGCCTTGTTCGTCTAACAGTTTCTTTAAGGCAAAATAATAGTTGATAGCAGACTCAATACTTTGTGTTGCAACCATTGCCTTTGCCTTTCCTTTCAGCCTTTTGGTATTAACCAATTTCGTCATGAAATGGTCAAGCATAATATCTGCTTTGGTTGCAATGGTTTGTTTGTTCTGCTCTACGTAGGTACGTAATTTCTTCTGTGCTTTTACCGTTTCGAATAAGGGATTATCCTCAATGGATTTTTCAATTTCGTAATAGCTTTTGTATGTAGTATAATTGGCAAGCACATCCAGGATAAAACCTTCTTCTATGGCTTGTTTCATGGAATACAAATGAAAAGGTTTATACTTTCCATCTTCCTGTTTTACACCAAAGCGCTCAAGCGTATTGTTTTTAGGCGTAGCCGTAAAAGCCAGATACGATGCATTGCCACGCATCTTACGTGCGCGCATGGCCTCCAGTATTTTATCTTGTGGATCTATTTCTTCGTCTTCAGTAGCATCCCCTGCAGCATTTCCCATGACCTGATTCATGGTGCCTGCCGAAGTGCCACTCTGACTGCTG
It encodes the following:
- a CDS encoding DUF1543 domain-containing protein, whose amino-acid sequence is MNISQPKLFMLLLGCKPAGRHTEQHDVFFGIGDSLKELVPAMHAFWPEAKKNLHADAWREVHTVQQYTIRARLKTEATETIDATGALNLFFINLGGYRKGEFEEHHYKMLIVAKDADAAVALAKKETFYKQNGFKGASAHIDDKYGIDADDVYSVQEILPEIFSARYTIEITAATENETVPDNIHLGYLPLWKIT
- a CDS encoding helix-turn-helix transcriptional regulator; amino-acid sequence: MTERKIFNRLKSVLAEKGKTNLWLTETLDKNKTTVSKWCTNDVQPSLETLFDIAEALNVDVRELIVSTKR
- a CDS encoding metallophosphoesterase, with product MHKHADFFSYLSDHFQHTYWVPGNHEWYNSDMADRSGMLHEKIKDNVSLVNNAAVEQDGVQLIFSTLWSQISPAFAFQISQGMSDFHVIKYKGKPFSVEQFNRQHEESVSFIQKALQQKYAATTVVVSHHIPTFQHYPQQYKGSVLSEAFATELYDLIEAASPDYWIYGHHHSNVPDFTIGNTQLLTNQLGYVKCGEHAGFDRGKCLFRRGGH
- a CDS encoding type I restriction endonuclease subunit R, whose protein sequence is MPSQTNEQALESSIEKCLTGTSLEQLKEQKVSLHIANERRELYRAGNGYYIGSPEDFNAQFALDEKRFWDFLETTQQEELSKLQKQSDWKLKIIERLNYTVKKYGILRLFRKGLDIDDAHFTLLYPLPLASSSETVRTNFESNQFSVTRQLRYSLINTKEEIDMVLFVNGLPFATMELKNHWTGQNAKVHGQNQYKTKRDINQPLLNFGRCIVHFAVDTDEAYMTTRLNGNDTFFLPFNLGQREPLFGKGNPVNPFGHKTSYMWEEIFTRKSIANIIQHFVRFDGKETDPLSKKTLYFPRYHQLDVVRKLVDDASKKGVGQTYLIQHSAGSGKSNSITWAAYQLIETYPESDNLPGSKGVSNPLFDSVIVVTDRRLLDKQIRENIKEFSEVKNIVAPAYSSKELKESLESGKKIIITTIQKFPFIVDGIADLSDKRFAVIIDEAHSSQSGTSAGTMNQVMGNAAGDATEDEEIDPQDKILEAMRARKMRGNASYLAFTATPKNNTLERFGVKQEDGKYKPFHLYSMKQAIEEGFILDVLANYTTYKSYYEIEKSIEDNPLFETVKAQKKLRTYVEQNKQTIATKADIMLDHFMTKLVNTKRLKGKAKAMVATQSIESAINYYFALKKLLDEQGNPFKIAIAFSGVKKIKGIEYTEDSLNDFPAHLDTAKPSDPGYISDKIARFVNMDEYRMLVVANKYLTGYDQPKLTAMYVDKKLQGVIAVQALSRLNRSADKLGKKTEDLFILDFYNTTEDIKKAFDPFYTATSLSKATDINVLHELKSNLDDTGVYEWSEVEDFVEKYFKGVNAQELSPIVEVAAERFNVTLELDDKAKADYKIKAKHFVKIYGQMASIMHYEVQAWEKLFWFLKFLIPKLIIVDNASDVLDGLLNSVDLSTYGLERVKLNTTIVLDAAETEVDPQNPNPRGAHGGDSEEDELDLIIKSFNERWFQGWDATPDQQRAKFVVIAQRMQAHSDYNEKYAENSDIQNRAIAFAKIIDDVMGKQRKTDMDLYRLYSQDEGFKIAMQDTIKRILRN